DNA from Diaphorobacter limosus:
CGGCAGGATGGGGTAGCCGACAATGTCGGTTTCGTGGCGCATGTGATCGAAGTCGATGCGCTCCAGGCGCGACTCGCGGGCGATGGCCTCGGCCGCCTCAGACGGAATCACGCCGCAGCGCGCCTCGGCACGTGCCAGCGCCACTTCCACCTCGATGTAGCGGGCGATCAGTCGGCGGTCGGAGAACACCTCACGCATGGCGGGAGTGCCAAATGCGTCGCGAAACAGAATGGAGTCGATGACGGTGCTGGAGACAGGGACGAAGGACATGGTGGGAGGCCCAAAGTATGTTGATAATGTCGGACATTCAAATATGTTCGAACAAATGCAGTGTATATATGTTCGAACAAATTATGATTGGTATTAACCCTGAATTCATGCCATGTCGCGCGCCATGAACAAGACCACCCCTGCCGACCTGGTGAGTGAGCTGGCAGAAGCCATCGCCGCAGGCCGCTATCCCGTGGGCTCGTTGTTGCCCACGGAGTTCGAGCTCTGTGAGTCCCATGGTTTGAGTCGCTACGCAGTCCGTAAGGCCCTGGACGAACTGCAGGAGCTGGGTTTGATCTCCCGGCGCAAGAACGTGGGCACGCGCGTGGAGTCCACCAAGCCGGTAACGGGGTTTACGCAGTCCATTGCCACGGTGGACGAGTTGGCGCAGTTTGGAGCGCGGCATGTGCGGGTCATCCGTTCCTCCGAATGGCTGGTGGCCGACCTGGCCCTGGCCAGGGAGCTTGATTGCCCCGGCGGCACGCACTGGCTGCATATCTCCAGCCTGCGCATGGACGACACGCCCAGCGCGCGCCCCATTTGCTGGACTGATGTGTACGTGGATGCGGCCTTCGGCGACATCGACGAGCTGGTGCGCCAGTCGCCCGAGATCCTGATCAGTTCCTTGATCGAGGCGCGTTATGGACGGGCCATTGCCCGGATCCGCCAGGAGGTGGACGCGATGCTTATGCCGGCGCAATTAGCCCGCGAGCTGCAGACGGACGTGGACTCGCCCGCCTTGCGTATCACCCGACGCTATTACGACACGGCGGGAGAGCTGCTGGAAGTGTCCCGATCCATACATCCCGCTAACCGCTTTACGTTCTCAATGGAGATGAGCCGAAGCCGCGAGCAAGACAGGTAGCCCTTGATCGTCCTTTGACACCGTTGTCCTTGCGCGGCCATCGCCATGTGCACAGGCATCCCTCTCCAATAGCTGTACCCCTGTGACCCGGGCGCTGGCTATGCTGGAGGGCCTCTGCCATGCAGCCCTCCCATGACTCTTTCCCTTGATGCGCCCACCTGGCTCTGGATCCCCGTGGTGCTGTTCGCCACCCTGGCCCAGACCGCGCGCAACACCGCACAGCGCACGTTGACCGCCGAGCTGGGCACGCTGCCCGCGACGCTGGTGCGGTTTCTCTACGGCCTGCCGTTTGCCGGCCTGTGGCTGGCGCTGCTGTACTGCTGGCCCGACCAGCCGCCGGCCCTGCCGCATTTCAGTGCCGCCTACCTGGGCTGGATCGCGCTGGGCGCCTTCTTTCAGATCGCCGGTACGGCCTTTCTGCTGCTGGCCATGGCCGAGCGCAACTTTGCCGTGGCCGTGACCCTGTCCAAGACCGAGGTGCTGCAGGTGGCGCTGTTCGCCACGGTGCTGCTGCACGAGCTGCCCCGGCCGCTGGCGCTGCTGGCCATGGTGGTGGCGACGACAGGCGTGTTCCTGCTGTCGCTGCCGCCGCGCGGGCAGCTGTTGTCGCTGTCGGCCTGGCTCAGCCGTCCGGCGCTCTATGGCCTGGGCTGCGGCGCCAGCTTTGCCATTGCCAGCGTGGGCTTTCGCGGCGGCGCCCTGGCGCTGGGGGCCGAGACGCCCTGGCTGTCGGGCGCCTGGGGCGTGGTCATCGCCCAGCTGCTGCAGAGCCTGGGCCTGGGTGCCTGGGTGGCCCTGCGATCGGAAAAAGGCCTGGCGCCGCTGTGGCCCGCCTGGCGGCTGTCGCTCGTGGCCGGCAGCATGGGCGCGGCCGCGTCGCTGGCCTGGTTCACGGCCTACGCCATGCAGGGCGCGGCCGAGGTGCGCACGCTGGGCATGGTGGAGGTGGTGTTCAGCTACCTGGTCTCGCGCCGCCTGCTCAGCGAGTCCTTCACGCGGCCCGAGAAGCTGGGCATGGCGCTGATGCTGGTGGGGCTGGTGCTGATCAGCCTGCAGGGGCTTTGAGGGCGACAATCCTCGCCGTGACCGCCGCCGACCTGCCCCGCCTGACCCGCCGCATCGCCCACCTGGACATGGATGCGTTCTACGCCTCCGTGGAGTTGCTGCGCTACCCGCAGCTTGCGGGCCTGCCGGTGGTCATTGGCGGCGGGCGCAGGCAGCAGGACGACGCCCTGGCCGCGCAGTACGGCGAGCGGCTGGCCGACATTCCCGTCGCGGCCTTCCCTCGTCTTGCGGACTACGTGGGTCGTGGCGTCATCACCACCGCCACCTACGCCGCGCGCCAGTTTGGCGTGGGCTCGGCCATGGGGCTGATGAAGGCGGCGCGTGCCTGCCCGCAGGCCATCCTGCTGCCGGTGGATTTTGCCGAGTACCGGCGCTACTCGCGGCGCTTCAAGCAGGTCATCACCGACATCGCACCGGTGATGGAGGACAGGGGCGTGGACGAGGTCTACATCGACTTCACGCAGGTGCCAGGCGGCCAGCGCGAAGGGGGCCGGGTGCTGGCGCGGCTGATCCAGAAGAGCATCTTCGAGGCCACGGGCCTGACCTGCTCGGTGGGCGTGGCACCCAACAAGCTCATCGCCAAGATGGCCAGCGAGTTCAACAAGCCCAACGGCATCGCCATCGTGCAACCCGATGACCTGCAGACCCTGGTCTGGCCGCTGGCCTGCCGCAAGATCAACGGCGTGGGCCCCAAGGCGGACGAGAAGCTGCAGTCGTACGGCATACACACCATTGGCGAGCTGGCGGCGCGCCCGCGCGACTGGCTGGTGGCGCATTTTGGCCGCTCCACCGGCGCCTGGCTGCACGATGCCGCCTGGGGTCGCGACGATCGCCCCGTGGTGCTGGAGAGCGAGCCCGTCAGCATGAGTCGCGAGACGACCTTCGACCGCGATCTGCATGCGGTGCAGGACAGGGCGCTGCTGGGCCAGATCTTCACCGAGCTGTGCCAGCAGGTGGCGGCCGACTTGCAGCGCAAGGGCTACGCGGGTCGCACCATAGGCATCAAGCTGCGCTACGACGATTTCCGTGTTGCCACGCGCGACCACACCATCGTCCTGCCGACGCAGGACGCCACCGTCATCCGCCGCGAGGCCGGTCTGTGCCTCAAACGCGTGCCCTTGGATAAGCGCCTGCGTTTGCTGGGGGTGCGCGTGGGCAAGCTGCTGCCGCAGTCCGAGGTTGGGCGGCAGGCACAGGGCGAGGGCGAGGCGCTGTTCTGAGCACCGGCCGCGCTGATCCGGGGCTACGCCGCTGCGTCGCGCACCGTGAGCGCGCCCAAGCCCCAGTGGTGCAGCACTTCGCGCGCGACGAGCAGCGCTGCGCTGCTGGCGGGGTCGGTGGGCAGGCAGTCTTGCGTCGCCGGCCGGCCGTTGGCGCGGGCTGCCAGGCGGGTGAACAGTGTTTCGACGTCGACCATGTCCAGCGTGATGTCCGCGCCTGGTGCGGAGCCGTTCGCGCCAGCGCCGGCACGCGCCAGCGCATGCAGGGCTGCGTTGGCGAACACCAGCCGCGCCCCGGCGACTTGCGCGCGCAGTGGCATCAACGCGTCCTCGATCTGCTCGATGGCGTGCTCCAGCTCCAGCGGCGTGGGCGGGTCGTGGCGCAGCGTGGCCGCCAGGACGGCCCGGCCCAGGGGCGCCGCAACGCTTGCCGGTTCTATGGATGAATCGCCCCCTGGGTAGCTCTGAATCAGCGCAACATGCTCCAAAATTTGAAGCGTTACCAGATCGCGGCCGGTCATGCCGTTCACGGCGCTTCGGCCGCACCGGCGGCGTCGAATGTGGCCATGTCCCTGGCGCTCAGGCGCAGCCGCGTGGCGCGGATCAGTCCCTCCAGTGGCTCCAGGCCGGTGGCGCCGGTGATGGGCGCCACGGCGGCGGGGCGCGCTCTCACCAAGGCGAGGGTCACCTCGCCGGGCCGCATGCCGTGGCGCACGGCCACGGCGTCCAGCGCGGCCGGCACGGGCAGGACGCGCGGGCGGCGGCAGGCCTTGACCCAGTGGCTGCGGGCGCTGCCCTTGAGGTCGCCAGGTCGGCCGTCCAGCCGACCACATTGCCGCCGAAGACAAGGGAAGAGAGGCGGAGCCCGATGTGATCGATGGCGCGATCCAGGGAGCCCAGGTGCATGGATTAACTCTGGTATTGATAGCATGTTGCGCTTGTCCGGAGGGCGTTTCAATCGAAACGGAAGGCCGATATGTCAACCCCCATGACGCGGTCGCCAAACACCTTGGCGCCGCGCCCTTCCCCTGCGGCGCCGGCCGCCACGTGCAGCGGCAGCAGGTGCTCCTCGGCGCGCGGCGGGTGCGACAGACGCCCGGCCGGACCGCTGGCCGTGGCCCAGTTGGCCAGGCGTGCATCGCGCTCGGCGGTGGGCAGGGCCACGGTCTCGCTGAGCCAGCGGTCGAATTCGGCGGCCGCCGGGCCTGAGCGCGGGTCGCCGTAGCCGCGCATGTTGTGGTAGCTCATGCCGCTGCCGATGATCAGCACGCCCTCATCGCGCAGGGGGCGCAGCGCCCGGCCCATCCGCAGGTGCTCGGCCGCATCCAGGCTGCGCAGCAGCGACAGCTGCAGCACCGGAATGTCGGCATCGGGGAAGGCCAGCAGCAAAGGGATGAAGCTGCCGTGGTCGTAGCCGCGCTCGCTGTCCTGCACGGGGTCGAAGCCTGCGCCGGCCAGCAGGCCGCTGACGCGCCCGGCCAGCGCCGGCGCGCCGGGCGCGGGGTAGCTCAGCTCATAGGTGTGCGGCGGAAAGCCGTAGTAGTCGAACAGCATGCCCGGCCGGGCGGCAGAGCTCATGCAGGGCTGGGCTCCGAGCCAGTGCGCCGTGACCAGCACGATGGCCTGCGGTCGCGTTGGCAGGCTGGAGGCAATGCTGCGCAGGTAGGCCGCGGTCTTGTCCCAGGCGTCGGCCGGGTTCCAGTCCATGAAGAAGCAGGGGCCGGCGCCGTGCGGGATATACAGCGTGGGCATGCGGGGAGGCGTGTTCATTGGGTTCTCCGGTTCATCGCAACTTTGACATGAACCTGCGCCTTTGTCCCTGATGCTACTGCCGCGCCGTGCGCCGGTTGGCCGGCAGCGGCATCGGGGCGCTGGTGCGCAGCGGGTTGATGTCCAGCCCGCCGCGGCGCGTGTAGCGGGCGTACACGGCCAGCTTGATGGGGCGGCAGCGCTGCCAGATGTCCATGAAGATACGCTCCACGCATTGCTCGTGGAACTCGTTGTGATTGCGAAAGCTGACGATGTACTGCAGCAGCCCTTCCTGGTCGATTTGCGCGCCGCTGTAGGCGATCTGCACGCTGCCCCAGTCGGGCTGGCCGGTGACCAGGCAGTTGCTCTTGAGCAGGTGGCTGACCAGGGTTTCGGTGACCGGTGCCTCGTCGTGGTTGGCCTTGAGCAGCTCGGGCGCCGGTTGGTACTGGGTGCACTCGATGTCCAGGCGGTCGAGCAGCAGGCCGTCCAGCTCGTGCACCTGCTCCGCGTCAAACTGATCGGGCGTGACCAGGCGCACGCCCACGGTGCCGGCATGTGCGGCGCCGCGCCAGGCGGCCTCGCTCACGTCCTGGCGGATGCGCGCGCGTACCTCATCCAGGCTGGCAAAGCGCGTTTTGTTGAAGCTGTTCAGGTACAGTTTGAAGGACTTGCTTTCGACGATGTTGGGCGTCTCGCAGGGCACGGTGATGTGTGCAATGGCCACCTGCGGCTTACCGCGCAGGTTGAGCCAGGACAGCTCGTAGGCCGTCCACAGGTCGGCGCCGAAGAAGCTTGGGGCGCCGGCGATGCCGATCTCGGCGCGCTTGGGCTGGCGCGGTATCGGGAACAGCAGCGCTGCGTCGTACTGGTCGGCATAGGCGCTGGCCTTGCCGAGCTGGGATTGTTCCGGCGTACTCATGTGTTTACTATCGATTGGATAGCTGCGAGCGCTTGTGTATCAAGCGCTACAGGCTGTTTTTACTTGAACTCACGCTCGCGCAGCCATTTGGTGGCGATCCATTTCTCGCCCTCGGTCACGGGGGCGCCGCCGTGCAGCGTGCGGGTGCTGGGGTGGGGGCGCTCGTAGCTGAAGAACACGGCGTTGCCCTGGCGCGGGGCGATCTCCAGCGGTACGTCGGGGAAGGTGGTGCCGCCGCCCTTGGCGGGGCTGTTCAGGTAGATCACCAGCGTGGCCACGCGCTGGCCGCCGCGCTGCAGGATGCTGGGCGTGCCGGCTTCCTGGGGGTCGAAGTAGTCGTAGTGCGGCTTGTACTCGGCGCCGGGGCGGTAGTGCAGCACTTGCAGGCCCTCGCCGTTCTGTACGGGCCAGTTGACCAGGCGGGCAATGCGCTGCTCCAGCCGGGCGACGACGGCGTTCTCGCCGCGCTCGAAGAACATGCCGTCGCTGGTGCGCGCCTGGTTCACCTCCTGGCCGCCGGTGGCGGTCTGCACGGTGAGCGAGCGCGCCATGCGCGAGCCGGCGGCGTCGATGATGGCCTGGCATTCCTCGGGCGACAGCAGGTTGCCAAACAGCACCACACGCGGATTCGCCATGGCCATCAGCACCTCGACCTGGCGGTCGCCCACGTCGATGTGCAGGGGCGATTCGGCAAGCGCCGGATCGGGCACGGGGGCGGCCGGCGGCAGGCCCTTGTCCAGCGCCACCTTGTCCAGATGCGCGCGCAGTACCAGCTCCACCGCGGCGATGGCCACGTCCTCATT
Protein-coding regions in this window:
- a CDS encoding DMT family transporter, which codes for MTLSLDAPTWLWIPVVLFATLAQTARNTAQRTLTAELGTLPATLVRFLYGLPFAGLWLALLYCWPDQPPALPHFSAAYLGWIALGAFFQIAGTAFLLLAMAERNFAVAVTLSKTEVLQVALFATVLLHELPRPLALLAMVVATTGVFLLSLPPRGQLLSLSAWLSRPALYGLGCGASFAIASVGFRGGALALGAETPWLSGAWGVVIAQLLQSLGLGAWVALRSEKGLAPLWPAWRLSLVAGSMGAAASLAWFTAYAMQGAAEVRTLGMVEVVFSYLVSRRLLSESFTRPEKLGMALMLVGLVLISLQGL
- a CDS encoding 2OG-Fe(II) oxygenase, which encodes MSLSQTITPELRQWIIDQASAGVAAPALIEGMRAAGWNEDVAIAAVELVLRAHLDKVALDKGLPPAAPVPDPALAESPLHIDVGDRQVEVLMAMANPRVVLFGNLLSPEECQAIIDAAGSRMARSLTVQTATGGQEVNQARTSDGMFFERGENAVVARLEQRIARLVNWPVQNGEGLQVLHYRPGAEYKPHYDYFDPQEAGTPSILQRGGQRVATLVIYLNSPAKGGGTTFPDVPLEIAPRQGNAVFFSYERPHPSTRTLHGGAPVTEGEKWIATKWLREREFK
- a CDS encoding GntR family transcriptional regulator — translated: MNKTTPADLVSELAEAIAAGRYPVGSLLPTEFELCESHGLSRYAVRKALDELQELGLISRRKNVGTRVESTKPVTGFTQSIATVDELAQFGARHVRVIRSSEWLVADLALARELDCPGGTHWLHISSLRMDDTPSARPICWTDVYVDAAFGDIDELVRQSPEILISSLIEARYGRAIARIRQEVDAMLMPAQLARELQTDVDSPALRITRRYYDTAGELLEVSRSIHPANRFTFSMEMSRSREQDR
- the dinB gene encoding DNA polymerase IV; the protein is MDAFYASVELLRYPQLAGLPVVIGGGRRQQDDALAAQYGERLADIPVAAFPRLADYVGRGVITTATYAARQFGVGSAMGLMKAARACPQAILLPVDFAEYRRYSRRFKQVITDIAPVMEDRGVDEVYIDFTQVPGGQREGGRVLARLIQKSIFEATGLTCSVGVAPNKLIAKMASEFNKPNGIAIVQPDDLQTLVWPLACRKINGVGPKADEKLQSYGIHTIGELAARPRDWLVAHFGRSTGAWLHDAAWGRDDRPVVLESEPVSMSRETTFDRDLHAVQDRALLGQIFTELCQQVAADLQRKGYAGRTIGIKLRYDDFRVATRDHTIVLPTQDATVIRREAGLCLKRVPLDKRLRLLGVRVGKLLPQSEVGRQAQGEGEALF
- the queF gene encoding NADPH-dependent 7-cyano-7-deazaguanine reductase QueF (Catalyzes the NADPH-dependent reduction of 7-cyano-7-deazaguanine (preQ0) to 7-aminomethyl-7-deazaguanine (preQ1) in queuosine biosynthesis) is translated as MSTPEQSQLGKASAYADQYDAALLFPIPRQPKRAEIGIAGAPSFFGADLWTAYELSWLNLRGKPQVAIAHITVPCETPNIVESKSFKLYLNSFNKTRFASLDEVRARIRQDVSEAAWRGAAHAGTVGVRLVTPDQFDAEQVHELDGLLLDRLDIECTQYQPAPELLKANHDEAPVTETLVSHLLKSNCLVTGQPDWGSVQIAYSGAQIDQEGLLQYIVSFRNHNEFHEQCVERIFMDIWQRCRPIKLAVYARYTRRGGLDINPLRTSAPMPLPANRRTARQ
- a CDS encoding aldo/keto reductase — encoded protein: MPAALDAVAVRHGMRPGEVTLALVRARPAAVAPITGATGLEPLEGLIRATRLRLSARDMATFDAAGAAEAP
- a CDS encoding class III extradiol ring-cleavage dioxygenase, coding for MNTPPRMPTLYIPHGAGPCFFMDWNPADAWDKTAAYLRSIASSLPTRPQAIVLVTAHWLGAQPCMSSAARPGMLFDYYGFPPHTYELSYPAPGAPALAGRVSGLLAGAGFDPVQDSERGYDHGSFIPLLLAFPDADIPVLQLSLLRSLDAAEHLRMGRALRPLRDEGVLIIGSGMSYHNMRGYGDPRSGPAAAEFDRWLSETVALPTAERDARLANWATASGPAGRLSHPPRAEEHLLPLHVAAGAAGEGRGAKVFGDRVMGVDISAFRFD